The DNA region aaacagggttaccccctttacagtccatgcggatgtaggcttgggtatcatcagtccgaagcctggccggtagagcagaaagcaaaGTCAATATTTTCCAACTCAGGCCACTCAATATTTCAAAGTCAATATTTTCCATATCAGGCCACTCAATATTTCAAAGTCAATATTTCCAACTCAGGCCACTCAATATTTCAAAATCAATATTTCCAACTCAGGCCACTCAATATTTCAAAGTCAATATTTCCAACTCAGGCCACTCAATATTTCAAAGTCAATATTTCCAACtcaagccactcaatatttcaAAGTCAATATTTCCAACTCAGGCCACTCAATATTTCAAAGTCAATATTTCCAACtcaagccactcaatatttcaAAGTCAATTTTTCCAACTCAGGCCACTCAAGTTGAGCCAACAGCAGCCATAGCCCAAGCCGATATTAGGCTCAGTATGTTGTCTCTAAAAAGCCTTCCTATACGATACAAGAAGATTATAACATCATTCACGGTGTCTAGCAAACACTGTCCCCAATCCATCTTGTTTGTCCATTGACTCAGGTGTGTTTACCATCACTGATCTTTATACTGATCACTGGTGTTTGCCCACTTGCACTTGTATGGCTTTCCAGAAGCTTTCTATGGGGGATCTTAAAGACTTGGAATCCAAGGTTGTTGGCAAACAATCTTAAGCTCTTTCTAAATAGCCAATATAACATAAACATGTAACTCGTTGTGCTTATGGCAAAAACACGAAATCTGGACGAAATCTGGACCACTGATTCTATAGCTTCAAATCATGCTACTCAAGGGTTCTTCACAGTCGAGTGCTCTGGCAATTATGTATCTTTTATACAAGGAATAATTAGCCTTTGAAAACTGCTTACCATAATGACAATGTTATAATGCACAAGTTAATGACCGGACGACACGGATCCACCCTCACagaatctttctcaaagactaagAAAGAGGCTaagaatgacaacacaacaaatataAACAGGATGTAATAGAAGTAATCAAGTGTAAAGAAACACAAAAAGTCCCAATAAAATTGGGCTGAACGAACACTTCCTTCTCATACCAGCTAAACGCTGGTAATTATCCCAGATAACGATGGACTGAACAGAAAGCTATTTCGGGAGAAAAATACTCGAAATGCGGGGGAAAAACCTCGCATGATCAGTCCAAATGAAACACACATCTAGGCCTACGGTAAGAGTTTCGGGGAAAATATTACGTCTTGAGTTTTGTTAAGATATCTTGGACCTCCGAAACTCCGCCGAATTGGAATGTACGCCACAGTACATTGAAGCATTGAAGACGGTCAATTATTGAAGTCACACATGAAATATTCAACACAAGTCATTTATTTTTCATGACAAACAAGCCACATAGAAAAGGGTCTTTTAAATATTAAGCCAGCATCAGATTTAGATTTAGTCAGTATCTAATTGGAAAGTCAACAAGACTGCCAAATTAAAGAGTCTGTAAATCTATCGCATAAATAAagaactgtttttgttgttgagaattGTTTGTGCGGTGACCCACGTCGTCCCCACAATGTCGGTCATTGGCACGGTTGTCATGGACGCGCTATTCAATGAGCTCTGCTATATAGGTTCACACTGTGTGCTACTCCCTGCCACAGCCACACACACAACCAGTACCAGAAAAAtgggactacatgtacatgtacaagcagTTCGTGCCAAATAAAATTAACCCAAGGAAAAGGTACACCATACATATGTCAATAGTATGTGCTTTTGGTTTTGATACCTTCCAATGTACTAGGGCCTATATTCTCACATTGAACTATTTCCCGAACacagtatggaataaacgtcaCGTTGAATTAAAAGTTGAattgaatacaatttttttttgtgatcgAACTTTACCAACATAAgaacttaaaataaatattaactgaaTATAATGAGCTGTTAATTCATTTGCTACGTTCGCAAATAttaatgttcatgtttttatcaCGTTGCATAGACTGGCATATAAAAAGCGATAGCACAGTTTGTTCCCCTGTTTCGGTTAGTTTTTCACATTTGAAACATTGAACTTGTAAAGCATAACTGCCCAATATGTGAAATTTGAACTAATGAAATTCAGATTTAGTACTatgcaaaatgttaaaaacttaCACCCGTGCTTTATAAATCGTCGTATTTTATACAATGTTACAAGAGTCATGAACAACACTGATCAACGTTCTAATTCTGGCAGGAAAGTGTTTGCTGCTCGAGACGACAAAATAcacttaaatttttgttttctgagcGACTTTTCAGAGCTCTAAGAGAAAAGTTTAGGAGTAAAGAGAGAAGAAAAGCAAAATAAAGTTCACTAGAGCAGTTTATacataacaaattattattgttttattttaatgtaaGACACAAGCCTATGGCAAGTTTATAAACccataaatacataaataaattacatttaCAAAAGTTACCGAATGGTATTATTATAAGGTCCATATGAACTGTGGAACTGTATAATGGACGGAATTTTTAAAGTTAACAAGCTATAACGACACATAAATCAAAGAAAATGTAATATACGTTTTCCATTTTGTCCTAAAATGTTTTAGTTTGGCAGCAGTTTCAGAAGGGGTACTGATGCTCACTGATGTACGAAAtgaacattgtatttttttctgccacattttcaagaaagtttAACTGTTCATATGCAATTTATGAGAAAACATTTGAATCAAgtttcattttataaatatgtGTGTGTTTcactataataaaaaaaaaacatacaattttattagtaaattaatatttataaatttcGAAAAAACAGAAATTTACGGAGGCGACGAAAGCCAACATTCTCAAGGGCCAAGGTAATAATGTTATATAGAAAGGTGATAAACCAGTTTTGATGCCCATTTGTTACAATGTAAATGTACATTCTGATTTTCAAACTAAGTTGCTttctccaagaaaaaaaaaacagttttgcaTTACGAGAGCTTATTTCCTTATGACAATATTGATTAATTTACGCCATGATCAGACTTCGAGTCGAAGGGCCGAGGTTTGAGCCGGGACCAACAGAACGTGAAAGTCGCTGAAGAATACAACAATCAACGCCAGGATATTACGATATATCGGTTATTCATCTTGCAATATTCGAGAGtgtttcaacaaaacaaaattgtttaaatgtttcttGTGAAGTGAACTCAGTTGTCATTTGATTAGAGGTAAATTGACAGTCACGGAATGTTTGTTGAACACATATACATGTTATAATTGCTTGTTTGAACTATGAGCAAAAGTAATCGTAGTTTAAGCAATGTTCAGATGTGTAACCGTTCTTAaattctttctttgttttttaaaattaaaggtTTTATACCCGTGTTAATATGATTGTCATCTCACACATCGAAGATTGTGTCTGTCCCTATATGCAGGTATGCAGCAAATAACGAGTCCGATGTTTAAAGCCACATCCTGACCTGCTTAGCAGTATGCAACCCTGGAAGTCatgtcatgggttcgaatcctaccagaTGCACTGGTGGGTCTTTTCCCACAGGTATTGCATCAATTACTGCTTTAAAGCATAGATAGCAGGCAAACAAATAGCTAAAAATGGaatatttaaaagtaaaatgtaaaattcCATACGAACACAAGTTTGACATGTTGTACACTATCTTCACTAATAaatctttcttaaaaaactacAATAGAGTAACAGTCTTATTTTGAAAAGATTGTCCAGTAAATACTAGTAAATAagcacacaataataataacgtaAAAGGtttatttcaattcaatcaGCATAAAATGATTGAACACCAAAGATGCCACAGATTAGTTTCAAAATACGAATCCAAAGATCCTCAAACATACAAAGCAGCCATCAGAAATGTTTTAGCCATTTATTGCTGACATCCAATTTTGACCTGTGGGCCACGAAATGttatgttaacaaaataaaatgaaatgaaagctGAATAAAATGACGGTTTAAATGGGTCAGGAATGATATTTGgtcattgtgaaaaaaatatatgaaaatgTCACGTCTAAGAAAGCCAAGCAATGTACATTTTAGGCTTCCATAGAATGTTCGGACTATTTAGTCACAGTTTTCCTCATTTTAGGCTTCCATAGAATGTTCGGACTATTTAGTCACAGTTTTCCTCATTTTAGGCTTCCATAGAATGTTCGGACTATTTAGTCACAGTTTTCCTCATTTTAGGCTTCCATAGAATGTTCGGACTATTtagtcacagttttccaaatcTGAAATCAGACCTATGTAGAATAATACCTATCCCATCTTGTTGGGCTGTTATGGCTCTCTTCACATCCGTGGGATGTAGAATAATACCTATCCCATCTTGTTGGGCTGTTATGGCTCTCTTCACATCCGTGGGATGTAACAACCAAACAGGGTGACCtactcaacaacaacaactgggGTGTTACAGAATCAAAATCTACAACTTGAAATGttcaaaaacacaaatgtcTGCAAATACACAGAATTACTCTTTCTTTGAGTTATTTTACTACCATGTGATGTTAATCATGATTCTCTTTTCGGTACAGCAGAACACCCAcagtgtaaattttaacacccaGTTGTTGATGATAATACTAGGCAATAGGGATTAACTTTAATACTTTAAATAATGATTACACCTTTTGGTGAAGAAAGCCATTCATACTTGAATGCTAGAAAGATTGATTtgaaatttccattttgtttatttcagtgGAGACGGTTGCTGACGAACCGATGATTGATGTGAAAATGATCGCATTGGTGATCTAGGTTGTAAAACTTTGGCATCACTCCTCAAAACATAGTCTAAACTTGGCTCCCAAATCCTTAAAGGTATAGAACCATGTGCCTCCTTTCTTAACCTACTCCGTGTGAAGTACCTGGGTGTGTCTCGCTCAGTGAGGGGTGGTGAATTTGGAGGGGCATCAGGGATAGGGAATGTTGTCGATGAGGTAGGTATGAGGACATTGGTCGTTGAGGGGCGTCGATGTTCCGGTTGGGAATAAGTCTCTATATCATTTTGAATTCGTTGTTTTAACCGGTTCAGTGTCAGCGGAGGGAACCTTGTCCCACCTGTTTGAGACCCACCTGTTTGAGACCCACCCATTTGAGACCCACCCATTTGAGACCCAGTCGCAGGAGTGTTGGGTTTAGTGGATGGATTCATCATTCTTGAGTCAATCTTAGTATTTCCATTATGATCTCGTTTACCAGCAGTTGGTAGTTGATTCATGAGACTTCCCAATGTAATACCAGACAGGCTGTATCCACCAGACCCACCGCGTCTAGATCCCTGAGAAGCAAGTTTGGCTCGCCGTCTCTCGATGTAGATATCAGTTTTAGAACGATGTAACCAGTTAGGATTCAACTCTGAATCTTCCCTTGGGTCAGTCTGAGGAAGTTGTCTCAAATCTCTTTTACTTCTTGCATATCCATGGAAACTCCTCTGTCTGATCACCATGTAATTATCAAGCTGTTCATTGACTGGACGATGGTATAAAGTCGGGTCCCCGTAGTTGGATGATGGGTGCCCCTGCTGCTGTAGCGATTCACGGGCACTTTGAGGATGACATGGTAgatcttgttttatttcaggTTGGAGTTTAATATGAGCCATGTCTACCTGGAAGCTGTGGCGATCTCTGTCCCTGGGTGACCAGCTCGTTGTAGGGGAAACAGTGGCTGAATCCCCGGAGGGTGAGGGTTGCTGTAGACTCATTATGTCAGTACCGTGGTGGTACGTCTTCCGATGGGTGCATAAACGAGGTGTAGTCGACCCAAGGCTACCCGTTGAAGCCCCTAAACTCCAGTTTGACTCATCCATATTTGGCATTCTGCTttcaaaaacattgataaaTCACAGTCTGCAGTTAGTCCACATACATTCTGAAGATCACATTGTAGCAATTCATCAGGAAAATACACCATTTTCAGCACACACTCCGCGGAATGTAGTTAGAGTTTAACGTAGCAACGCAGCGTAACGTTGTCTTGTTTTCCCCTCTGTCACCGGACTCCGTGGAGGGTCAACCCCTTGACCTGTTCCTTGCTTACAAACACTTCACAACCAGATAACATTATAGTCTCAACAACGTCTGCATTCACACACTGAGCAGGTTGTCAACTGAAACCCAACAGTCAGACGCCAGCTTCTGTACCAACTTGTAGTAAAGTAAATTAGGATATCAGTAAGCCAGCCAGTGTGTCAAGCTGTGGAGAAGTTTACTAAAACTCTTCAAACCAACCGTGTATCCATAAACACACTTAACATGTAAATACACCTGTGTACAAATGATCTACTTTTAACCCCTTTGAATTTGACTGCCCGAGGCACTGGATAGTTCTTTGTGATGAAGTGAGGTTGGGTATTGATTGTGCACTCATGGTGGTGGTGTGTGTGAGTGAGAGTACGGCTTACGGGGGCAGGGGGTTATAAACGCACctatcattatttattcatgttcGATACAGAGAGGGAATAAAGGAAAAGTGATTtgacaagagggcgctatagtgTCCAGTCCACGTTGGGTGAAAACAAAGGAGATAAAATTCATATCGTTTTGTTGACGTTTTGCTTGTGTTGTTGTGATGGCAATTATTACCAGCGTCTATCGATTCtaataattttacaattttgctGTATGAGCCAGCTGCAGTATGCGCAATACATAAACTTGGTTGTAAAGCAAGTAAATGTGTAAAACAAAGGACAGATTGTCTGTGCATTAAAACTTGAAATCTCTTTCCACAAACTGTGCCGTGACTTGAGTGATGTTACTTAAGCATCCTTTGAACTGGAAAATAAAACCCTATCAGTGGAAGGTGAGTGAGCTCGACTAAACTCAGATTAAAACGGCgatcatttatatttatttttataatttattttcggGCTAGATATGCTCAATGTGTAGTGCAccagtgtggcaggagattctgcccccccccccccaaatacgGCGAactgtacaaactacttctgatggcgccctctttgaatcctcctcctccaaCCCTCGTTATAGGGGGACAGATAATCTCCGGTGGACGGAATTCCCTTGGACACCGGCACGTTAAACGGAGGTCgaaggttcaagtcccgctctagtcaaaTAATGTCTCGGTCCACACCCAAACTAACATTTATTTACCCAATCAGTTAATAAAGTttaatacttaaaggcactcgacacatttggtaattgtcaaagaccagtcttctcacttggtttatctcaacattaacaaatctgtgaacattttgactcaatttggtcatcgaagttgcgagagaggaatgaaagaaaaacacccttgttgcacaaattgatGTGCTCTGTGATGCACAGTAAATAGTTCAGTTGGAGTATTTTATTATtcgaatgagaaattacctcgttctcaaaaactatcaacagctctctattgcagTTACCAAGTTACAACTCTTTATTATACGaacaatttttataatattcaatgtgtccagtgcctttaatatttccAGTTCATTACAATTACGTTGCTTGCAGTGGCAATGCAAAAGAAACATGATCAAAATTAATGCTACGTTTGATTGGTACGACATTGTTTCGGTGAAGAACTGTTacgccccaacttgataatcgtcccaactatagttgggactgcaTGGTCCCAActtcccaacta from Asterias rubens chromosome 7, eAstRub1.3, whole genome shotgun sequence includes:
- the LOC117293025 gene encoding uncharacterized protein LOC117293025; amino-acid sequence: MPNMDESNWSLGASTGSLGSTTPRLCTHRKTYHHGTDIMSLQQPSPSGDSATVSPTTSWSPRDRDRHSFQVDMAHIKLQPEIKQDLPCHPQSARESLQQQGHPSSNYGDPTLYHRPVNEQLDNYMVIRQRSFHGYARSKRDLRQLPQTDPREDSELNPNWLHRSKTDIYIERRRAKLASQGSRRGGSGGYSLSGITLGSLMNQLPTAGKRDHNGNTKIDSRMMNPSTKPNTPATGSQMGGSQMGGSQTGGSQTGGTRFPPLTLNRLKQRIQNDIETYSQPEHRRPSTTNVLIPTSSTTFPIPDAPPNSPPLTERDTPRYFTRSRLRKEAHGSIPLRIWEPSLDYVLRSDAKVLQPRSPMRSFSHQSSVRQQPSPLK